From Anastrepha obliqua isolate idAnaObli1 chromosome 3, idAnaObli1_1.0, whole genome shotgun sequence:
CTCGTTGAAAACAGAATGTAAAGTAGTTTATTCTCATACTACTAAACCCAATActctaaatttcatttttagaaTCCATGAAAAAGGAgtaataaagaaaaactaataaaatatttcaaaatgaaaaataaaaaaaaaaaaattcttcagtcaaaattcaaaatttaaaaaagtcaatttcatttgaatttcaattttaggataaaatatttgCTACCTATACCAGGGCGCATCTTCAAAAACAATCGGTTTCACCAGCAAAGAAGTACACTCAATCGGGTTTATCGACAGGCCAGAGAGAAGAGTTGAAAAGCTATAGGAACCGCTTTTAGTTTagcaaatacttttataaatacaatGAAAACTAAAGCTGGTAAAACTTCGGAAAGCAGCGGCACAAGCTCAAATTATGTATCCGATCCCGTCGACACAGAAGGTTGCAACTTTGGACTTACCCCCATCGAACTGCCCTACCTCTGGTATCCGAACCAAGAGAGTGTTAATCACCTCGAATACGTACGCCGGCTCGAGTGTGAGTTCACCTGCCTACAACGCGCCTTCCTTGCGCTCACAACACAATTCGCACGTTTGCAATTCCGAGTACGCCAAACAGTTCAAGCTGAGCCATGTGAACGCGAGGCACTACTCTTGGATCTCGAGCGGGTTGCCTTTAACGGCGATGAAGACAGCGACGAGTTGCCCCGCATTCAACGCGACTCCATCAATATGGGCGATGTGCGCCACAAACAAAGTTATATTCTGGAGCGATTGCGTCAACAACTGGGTACACTCTCGGAGGCGCAAAGCTGGCAACCGGTACCAGAGCTAGATGCTGCACCACCTGCACAGGATTCAGTTGATGAAGTAACCTGTTGCTGCATTCGTAAGAAACGAAAACCACCGCCAACACCTGAAACAGCCACTGATCAGAGCGCGTTCGCAAGTAGTGCGGAGTCCTCACGCTCCAGTTCGAGCAGTCCCAAAACTGAGACGGGAGTGGGAAGTGAAAGCGATGGTGAAAAAGCTCGCAACGGAACCTTCTCGATTATAACCCCAACCACTCAGTGCGACTTTTGCGACGAGACGAGCTGTGCTGTAAGAAAGCCAAAGATTTGCTACTGCAATGAAATGTACGAAGGCAATAAACCAGAGAGAGACGATTGCTGAGACAACTCAACTTTGCGCGTTTATTGCATTCGTACAGAAGCCTGCACGAAACAGTTAGCCAAATACTTTGATCCGAATGTTCGCTTCTAAATAGAGTCTTCTGATTTGTCATTGCCGATTTTCAATGCTTGTGATgctatttagaattttatatttacgatatattttttaatgtctttATTACCCACAAATACACTCACAATATTTCTGATATTTTAAGTCAGGAGATGGCCCTAATAAAAGTATAGTTAAAACGAAAGGTTTTTGAAGCTAAACTTTGCAGTCACGATTAGGTATTTGGTACAACTGAAGTCTATGAAAATCTATAATCATCTtcgctacattttttttaatggagttCTCACCTAGTGCAAGTTGTTGCAAAGGACGTCGGTAGTTTAGAAGCGAAATAGAGTCCCGAGTTCTGCTCTCAGTGGAATCAGTAGGACGCTACGGACCACTCCTACTCTAACTCTTAACGATACGCTAGATATGGCACCCGCGGGCAAAGCAGGCAAATCTGCATCTACAGGATCCGTAGTCAAAGTGAGAGGCTCGCACTACAAGGTAGATGGACGCTCCAATATCCTTAGAAACGTTGAGTTCATCGCCATGGCAATGGATCAATACACAGCCTCTCATGTGCCAAGCGAATGATTCTCTATGTGCTCTCAAGGGAAGAATGCACGGCGTGTAATATCTGGAGGCAGAGCCTAGTAAGTGTATTTATGAAAGGCATGCGAAGGGCTCGCAgccaaactcaaattcaggctaccgaaCCCTGCTGTgtgttccaagcggaggtagtcGCAATCAAAGTAGCACCTAGTAGATAGCTCACTTGTGCAACAACTGGCAAGGAAGTAACCATTTACTCTAACTATGATCGCCCatacgtcgaaatttcgacgttgtATAAATACGGAGAACAAAATTTAGTCatacctttttttagtatttgtagtcatagaaaaaagttgaaacatacatatgtaatataattataCAAATGGATAGCTCatgttgaaactttttacatgatatatgtgaatagatgtggtaaaattaaatgtgaaaaatatcccaTTTTACCTACATTAAGCGAtcctatatttgtgtatttcaaatatcataatttttttttattcatgaattggaaacatttaatttcatgtattatgaaaaaaaaaataattttgtttgaaaaagcaTAATAGAAAACAATCATTAATTAATCCATGACCGTCATAATTtttgaatcaaatttataatagtatTGATTCACAATATATAAGTTTCCAGTTGTTTCATAAACGTTTATATCAtgatacaaatatataatatcatgATACATAATATAGCACGATATATTATAATACAGGTAAAATGGTGTGATTAACTTTACCTGCACCtattcacatatgtacatatctattttaatacattgtgcAAACCATCTCCACATATGCCATCCATTGGTgtatgtttcaaattttttctctactataaatactaaaaaaaggtacgacaaaattttgctctccgtattaaTACTTATAAAGATAACCAAACGCTAAGCTTACAGTCAAACCTGCTCACAAAGATAATTGCTGGCCAGATGAGCTCGCTAGACACAGAGTCTGGGAGAAAGTTTCGCCGTGAAATGGTTCTATGTGGTATTCTTCTGACTCTACGCTGGGCAAGAACCCCAGTTCGCAAAATCGCGCGATTCGCTGGCCACGACTGAATCGGATGGTCTCGAGGGAACTTGTAATGCTATAAAAGCCTCAGAACTTGGTCCTTTTTCCAGTAGCTATATGGTGGGTTAAAGCTATTACATAGTTTTCGGCTGGGTAAGCAgtattataaagaaaaatctgcCAAAAGGGAATGCTGctataattggaaaaaatacataacgattagtcaaaaaagaaaacacaaatttatattCGCTTCATATAAAACTTGGgctaattaaaaatgtattcagaAACTTAAATACGGACAAGGGaacattttgaatattaaaaagttttctcAAGCCTTTCGGATGCTAGAATCAAAACCGAAGTCTTTGTGGGGCCACAAATCCAAAACCTTTTCGATGGCTTCGAGTATATCAAATATTTCAGACCTATTGAGTTTTCTTGTTCGAGCTCTTTTCGTAAGAAAATTATTGAGCTCCtcggtaattaaaaaaacacaagctataaaaatataattgaagtcatgttggaaaattattaaaaaattgataagagaaaatttggatataaaattaatgtgaacTCAGTTTTCATCTTCCTAAAGAGGCTCCGAggtgaaagtgaagaaaatggcaaAAGATTAAATGAAGCTAATAGAGCAACGCTTTgtaaaagacccatgaaaagagtCAATTTTAAAGCTGCAAATGAGTTGCcggtatgccgcgatgtctgaattttttATCcgcacaaaactaatacggctaagCAAGATGAAGAACGGCTCTcaaagccgtttgataccaaaacgAAGCTTCTGACAGGATGTCTCGCTGTAGTgagaagtgtttgagagaaagtctctgcggaagatttttggacctttgcacgttggtgacggcgagtatcgcaggcaagGAACAATGAGCTGCCTGAGCTTTACGtcgacatagacataacgcagcgaataagaattgtttgctggatcatgtcgtccgaaaggatacaaacgctccgactctaaaattacacaaaaaaacaaaatcgcactttttgaatgaatgaatgacttttgatacttgatgtttactaatttgacaacgctgattctaaatataccctcattatttttgtaacagctcttgtttacgagttatagctatcacaaaaaatcactatatttcagtgttaattgacgaatatttaaacaaatattaagttttcttaatattattagttatggcatcgtcaagacgagtttgtataaatgaccggaatagtttttgttttatttgcggaGAGTATATGTTTCAAGAAATCCGTGTGAATGTGACATCGTTCGTAAATGAGGCGTACAAAAATAACTTCGGTCACCCAATGGAAATGAAATATAAGCCTTGGATTCCACAAAAGGTATGTAAAACGTGCGTTGAGTTTCTACGTTTGTGGACgaataagaaaaggaataaatttagatacgaaactgctatgatctggattgaacctgtgaaccaccacgacgactgttatttttgtatggtaaaaataactggtattaactgaaaaaatcgaggcaaatgggaatatccttccatacGATCGGAACATAGACGTGTTTTGAGCCCTACGATGTCATCTGAACCTCAACCTGGTGCTTCACAGGAAGAACCTTTACATTTTGAGGCAAACACAGACAACAGCGATAGTGACTTTGATTGTGACCTGGGAACACCAAAACCATTTAACCAAGATGATTTCAACAACCTCATTAGAGATCTGGGACTGTCAAAGACTGGTTCAGAAATTTCTGCGTCTggattaaaagaaagaaacttagtcacaaaagaaacgaaaatttcTTACTATCGCAGAAGAGAACAAACTTTCcttaaatattttgctgaagaagatGACTTTGTATTTTGGTTTAATGGCTGCAATGGGATTACAAAATTACGTTTCTAGTGAGTGGCgtttatttatagattcatcAAAACGGAGTGTAAAATGTGTTCTCTTACACAATGGGAACAAATTGGGCTCATTGCCTATTGCACATTCTACTAAAGTAAAAGAAGAATATACAACTATTGCTCTGGTTTTAGTCAAAATTAAATATGCGGAACACAATTGGGTCATAtgtgtcgatttaaaaatggtaaacttTCTTTGAGGCCAACAAGGTGGTTACACAAAGTttccctgttttctttgcttatgGGATAGTAGAGCTAAAAATCAACATTGGATTAAAAAAGATTGGCCTGCTCGGGAAGCGTTAGTACCAGGACAAAAGAACGTTATAAACCCACCTTTAGTATCAAGGGATCGTATAATTTTACCTccgttacatataaaactggggcttataaaaaaatttgttaaagctcttgacaaaaatggaaattgttttctttttctgtctaaaaagtttccaaaattgagtgcagaaaagataaaaGCGGGTATTTTTGACGGCCCACAGATAAGGTCGTtaataaaaaactcaaatttcatagacactatgacagtgattgagaaaatggcatggaatgagtttgtttggcttgttcaaaatttcttaggaaataagaaaagtCCTGACTATTATCAGCACGTTGAACAACTAATGGGTCACTTCCAAAGAGTTGGGTGTAATACGAGTATTAAATTACACTTTCTTCACAACCATCTGGACTATTTTCCAGCCAATCTTGAGGATCTCAGCGAAGAACAAGGCGAACGATTCCACCAGGACCTTCGTACGATGGAAGAACGGTATCAAGGTTACTGCAACACACACATGATGGCCGACTATTGTTGGAGCATTAACAACAGTTCTATGCATTCAACTTCAGcaaggaaatcatataaaaaaaaaattttttaaacttaagaaggcaataaaataaaataatctttaaatctatagtaatttattacaaaaagtcaaatgtgtcatatagagtcatatagagctgatacaggaatttcagttacagatttgaaattgtcattaaaaattggactaaaaacatgtatcataacccaatcatcagaaatgctgttgtgcagtgttattcgatgcggtaccagctgatggtagcagaggaagaggaaagatcaggtggagaatgacttggctggaccaactgacgccggttagcacgagtaAGAAACgaatggcgcgctttgttaaactcgggcaaaatcgcgtaagcaatTATCAcgcaaatcaagaaaaattaatgaagaaatGATGAACGATTGTTGTTGGTGCCTCATGAGAGAGGCAAGTTCtgtaaataacacaaaaaaagcaaagtaaatcggttttagatttaaaaagttacgtcctttttactttttttataaataaaaaaggataaaattttaaataaatttttattgtccCTCTTGaagttttcaagaaaaaaaagagtttttgaaATGTTGTTAATGCGTTATTAGTACttagttttataattaaaatttcttatacTAAGTAATTTGTTactagaaaaatttattatagtttGGAGCTTAGTAATATCTGTTGCATACTCCTTCGGTTGAAGTCGTCGAGGCATCGATTCGatcaagttttttataatattttcatcaatttttgaccATCCGACTATAATCGCATTTTTAAGAGATTTAGTTTCATCAAACTGTCttccatttttgaaaaccgattgAGAAAGCATTGCCCATACATTTCCGATTGGGTTAAGGTCAGAGCTGCAGTCAGGCCATTCTAAAATTGGTAGTTTTTCGCTGCCAAAAACTCTTTTGTTGCTTTGGAAGTATGAATGACTGCGTTGTCGTGCACTCCACTCTTCATCGAAATTATCGCCAAAAAAGTTATAACATAGATACTTTAACTAGAAGTTCTATATATAGTGCTTTACActattaatttttgtggatATGAAGAATATAGACGTTTCCCCGTTGGACACAACTAAGAAATCACGAGCCATTCTCTTCTCCTTTTTCTTCCGTTTATCATGTCAATGCATTTGGAAATCATCTTATCCGTCCAGATTGATCGGAAAAAATTACTCTTTCCCCATTGTTCAGTTATTAAAAGTTTGCTCACTTGtggcattcgatttttgacactcccttacaaaagatTGCTTTTAAGAAGGTGAAGAAAGTAgaacaaattaaatcctttttggtaaaaatggtagcaaaacagtattttttacttaaatggaaacaaagtACGAACGGCTtagaaagtaaattttaattaatattttaataccaataacatattttatggacaaggtttttattatataaataaatatatggcaCAAACAGAAGTTGTTAGCGAAAATTGGCAAgtctgatattaaaaaaaaaaataattgtttctctTAATTCAAGATTATATTTTGTGcattaggttttaaatttaaaaccgaacGCGAAGTTTGGAAGTTTGGTCAATATGAAGTTATTATGCTATCCAAACAAAATGCTGTCATAATAAATTCTTTCATAAAAGAAATGGTTTcgtcataaatttaattgactaaAAAACTTTCAACATATTTCCACCTTATTTTACTACGTTTTGCTCACGTAAATTTGGAGTTTCGACATCCAAGTCACGACTATTCTTACACTCCtgttttggaaaaaactttttgtcgTCGGCGCTGGCATTCCCGTACTTCGGACACGCAATAAGCTTTTCCCAGTGGCTGCCGTATGCCTTTACAAAACAAGAATACTTTCAAAAACCATcacatcataaaaaataaagatttaaaattctCAACTATGTATCGATCACAGACTGCCTCAATTACTTTATtatgtcctgacttaagcggtatgtcAGGTAGTATTCCATATCATACTAGTCTTGGACATACTGACACAAACTCTTGAACGAGTTGTTGGTCGTAAGCAGATCATTCTGAAAATAAactgttttttcttcttctttcttttacttttcctccacttctACCTAAAATTTGTAGGACTAGCAACCCAGTGGCATACTCTTTCCCATTAATCATCCAAAAATTGGTACTTTTCTGCAAATGTCAATCTGGCCTGTTTATGTTGTGTTGGTAACTTAGGTTTAGGTACTCGTCTTACATGTTCCAGACTAGAATCTGCCACCGAAATTTATTGCACACGACGGGTAATAACTTCCAAATTAAATATGTGCTTAATTTGAGTatgtttatttgatttatttatagctAAACCTGTGATTTTCCAAATATCACTAGCGCTAAGTTTTGATGTTCTACGACTTCTCTTGGTAGAGCCGtactttttcttctattttttttttttctttttaatcttgAAGCAATCTCTCACATTTTGAAACCTCTCTACCTTCATGATAAAATTGCATAATAACTTACATTGtattcttttaaattaaaagcggACGCTTTTGGTCTTATAACTATTTCCTTTTGCACAGAACAAGAATTTGCACGTTAGGGGTCGTC
This genomic window contains:
- the LOC129241184 gene encoding uncharacterized protein LOC129241184, whose product is MKTKAGKTSESSGTSSNYVSDPVDTEGCNFGLTPIELPYLWYPNQESVNHLEYVRRLECEFTCLQRAFLALTTQFARLQFRVRQTVQAEPCEREALLLDLERVAFNGDEDSDELPRIQRDSINMGDVRHKQSYILERLRQQLGTLSEAQSWQPVPELDAAPPAQDSVDEVTCCCIRKKRKPPPTPETATDQSAFASSAESSRSSSSSPKTETGVGSESDGEKARNGTFSIITPTTQCDFCDETSCAVRKPKICYCNEMYEGNKPERDDC